From Doryrhamphus excisus isolate RoL2022-K1 chromosome 22, RoL_Dexc_1.0, whole genome shotgun sequence, one genomic window encodes:
- the LOC131109734 gene encoding retrotransposon-like protein 1 isoform X1 encodes MVLVKIWVAGLVLMLLLCPSPTQLSGMAGAQDRLENDRSVDLFADEDGDGAGEEKEKEEEGVAEEESDDGAESNEEIEEEEEEESTVEKETVEEDPTEDGESDKEADETESEEPEEDANKSVAEEEEEAESVEELMQDVEDEAESVEEEQADEDDMDEEQVPDKTEEEEENDEDKDDDLAETDTRHFHSGSLCNVCSICKHCASECDKCPCEEDDESSHCEGCQEVLLMSFPPPSFRLWPLYCKDFFFLSVGHSAFSHHSEWELSSYRGF; translated from the exons ATGGTACTTGTAAAAATCTGGGTGGCGGGTCTTGTTCTGATGTTACTGCTTTGCCCGTCACCAACGCAGCTGTCTGGTATGGCGGGGGCTCAGGATCGCTTGGAAAACGACAGGAGTGTTGACCTGTTTGCAGATGAAGATGGGGATGGTGCTGGGgaagagaaggagaaggaggaggaaggggtaGCAGAGGAAGAATCAGATGATGGGGCTGAAAGTAATGAAGAgattgaggaggaggaggaggaggaaagtaCTGTGGAAAAGGAGACTGTAGAAGAAGACCCCACTGAAGATGGGGAGTCTGACAAAGAGGCCGATGAGACTGAGAGTGAGGAACCTGAAGAAGATGCCAATAAGTCGGtggctgaggaagaggaggaggcagaATCAGTAGAGGAACTGATGCAAGATGTTGAGGATGAAGCAGAATCAGTGGAGGAGGAGCAAGCTGATGAGGATGATATGGATGAAGAGCAGGTCCCTGACAAgactgaggaggaagaggagaatgaTGAAG ATAAAGACGACGACTTGGCAGAAACCGACACACGGCACTTCCATTCAGGCTCTTTGTGCAATGTTTGCTCCATCTGCAAG CACTGTGCCAGCGAGTGTGACAAGTGTCCATGCGAGGAGGACGATGAGTCGTCTCACTGTGAAGGCTGTCAA GAGGTCTTGTTGATGAGCTTTCCGCCTCCATCTTTCA GGCTGTGGCCTCTTTACtgtaaagactttttttttttaagcgtgGGACACAGTGCGTTCTCCCATCACTCAGAATGGGAGCTGTCCAGCTACAGGGGCTTCTGA
- the LOC131109734 gene encoding sarcoplasmic reticulum histidine-rich calcium-binding protein isoform X3 codes for MVLVKIWVAGLVLMLLLCPSPTQLSGMAGAQDRLENDRSVDLFADEDGDGAGEEKEKEEEGVAEEESDDGAESNEEIEEEEEEESTVEKETVEEDPTEDGESDKEADETESEEPEEDANKSVAEEEEEAESVEELMQDVEDEAESVEEEQADEDDMDEEQVPDKTEEEEENDEDKDDDLAETDTRHFHSGSLCNVCSICKHCASECDKCPCEEDDESSHCEGCQECSQCYLCPILCDTICTPGGLVDELSASIFQ; via the exons ATGGTACTTGTAAAAATCTGGGTGGCGGGTCTTGTTCTGATGTTACTGCTTTGCCCGTCACCAACGCAGCTGTCTGGTATGGCGGGGGCTCAGGATCGCTTGGAAAACGACAGGAGTGTTGACCTGTTTGCAGATGAAGATGGGGATGGTGCTGGGgaagagaaggagaaggaggaggaaggggtaGCAGAGGAAGAATCAGATGATGGGGCTGAAAGTAATGAAGAgattgaggaggaggaggaggaggaaagtaCTGTGGAAAAGGAGACTGTAGAAGAAGACCCCACTGAAGATGGGGAGTCTGACAAAGAGGCCGATGAGACTGAGAGTGAGGAACCTGAAGAAGATGCCAATAAGTCGGtggctgaggaagaggaggaggcagaATCAGTAGAGGAACTGATGCAAGATGTTGAGGATGAAGCAGAATCAGTGGAGGAGGAGCAAGCTGATGAGGATGATATGGATGAAGAGCAGGTCCCTGACAAgactgaggaggaagaggagaatgaTGAAG ATAAAGACGACGACTTGGCAGAAACCGACACACGGCACTTCCATTCAGGCTCTTTGTGCAATGTTTGCTCCATCTGCAAG CACTGTGCCAGCGAGTGTGACAAGTGTCCATGCGAGGAGGACGATGAGTCGTCTCACTGTGAAGGCTGTCAA GAATGCTCCCAGTGCTACCTTTGCCCGATACTGTGTGACACCATTTGCACACCAG GAGGTCTTGTTGATGAGCTTTCCGCCTCCATCTTTCAGTAA
- the LOC131109734 gene encoding sarcoplasmic reticulum histidine-rich calcium-binding protein isoform X2, which produces MVLVKIWVAGLVLMLLLCPSPTQLSGMAGAQDRLENDRSVDLFADEDGDGAGEEKEKEEEGVAEEESDDGAESNEEIEEEEEEESTVEKETVEEDPTEDGESDKEADETESEEPEEDANKSVAEEEEEAESVEELMQDVEDEAESVEEEQADEDDMDEEQVPDKTEEEEENDEDKDDDLAETDTRHFHSGSLCNVCSICKHCASECDKCPCEEDDESSHCEGCQECSQCYLCPILCDTICTPGGLVDELSASIFQAVASLL; this is translated from the exons ATGGTACTTGTAAAAATCTGGGTGGCGGGTCTTGTTCTGATGTTACTGCTTTGCCCGTCACCAACGCAGCTGTCTGGTATGGCGGGGGCTCAGGATCGCTTGGAAAACGACAGGAGTGTTGACCTGTTTGCAGATGAAGATGGGGATGGTGCTGGGgaagagaaggagaaggaggaggaaggggtaGCAGAGGAAGAATCAGATGATGGGGCTGAAAGTAATGAAGAgattgaggaggaggaggaggaggaaagtaCTGTGGAAAAGGAGACTGTAGAAGAAGACCCCACTGAAGATGGGGAGTCTGACAAAGAGGCCGATGAGACTGAGAGTGAGGAACCTGAAGAAGATGCCAATAAGTCGGtggctgaggaagaggaggaggcagaATCAGTAGAGGAACTGATGCAAGATGTTGAGGATGAAGCAGAATCAGTGGAGGAGGAGCAAGCTGATGAGGATGATATGGATGAAGAGCAGGTCCCTGACAAgactgaggaggaagaggagaatgaTGAAG ATAAAGACGACGACTTGGCAGAAACCGACACACGGCACTTCCATTCAGGCTCTTTGTGCAATGTTTGCTCCATCTGCAAG CACTGTGCCAGCGAGTGTGACAAGTGTCCATGCGAGGAGGACGATGAGTCGTCTCACTGTGAAGGCTGTCAA GAATGCTCCCAGTGCTACCTTTGCCCGATACTGTGTGACACCATTTGCACACCAG GAGGTCTTGTTGATGAGCTTTCCGCCTCCATCTTTCA GGCTGTGGCCTCTTTACtgtaa